From the Manihot esculenta cultivar AM560-2 chromosome 3, M.esculenta_v8, whole genome shotgun sequence genome, one window contains:
- the LOC110611292 gene encoding histone-lysine N-methyltransferase family member SUVH9, whose protein sequence is MGSFVPFQDLNLSPSPSQSPVSANDAFLTPPPLLIPKIEPKLEPLDSLAETPQPQDSQDTLFPDFTPNIFSNSEHTPHSQSSALSSSSEDNVYSEFHRVSELFRTAFAKRLQEQYGDVSVLDPDSRAIVPVNEENSLSSVVVTRPPRRYPKRSSELVRVTALGIEDQRYFRDVFRRTRMLYDALRIFSVLDEEKRRGESLGRRARGDLLAASVMRDRGLWLNRDKRIVGSIPGVEVGDLFFFRMELCVVGLHGQVQAGIDYLPASQSSNGQPIATSIIVSGGYEDDEDSGDMIVYTGHGGQDKFSRQCMHQKLEGGNLALERSMHYGIEVRVIRGFKYAGSFTNKIYVYDGLYKIHDCWFDVGKSGFGVYKYKLLRIDGQPEMGSSILRFAQSLRVSPLSVRPRGYLSLDISNKKENMPVMLFNDIDKDHDPLCYEYLVRTVFPPFAFNHGSSGTGCDCVSGCTDGCFCSMKNGGEFAYDQNGFLLRGKPAVFECGAFCKCPPSCRNRVTQRGLRNRLEVFRSRETGWGVRSLDLIHAGAFICEYAGIVLTREQAEVFTMNGDSLIYPSRFSQKWAEWGDLSQIYPDYVRPSYPSLPPLDFAMDVSRMRNVACYMSHSLTPNVLVQFVLHDHNNLMFPHLMLFAMENIPPLTELSLDYGVADEWTGKLSICI, encoded by the coding sequence ATGGGATCTTTTGTCCCATTTCAGGACCTCAACCtctctccatctccatctcAATCTCCGGTGTCCGCCAACGACGCCTTCCTTACCCCGCCCCCTCTTTTAATCCCTAAGATTGAACCTAAACTTGAGCCGCTTGACAGTCTAGCTGAAACGCCTCAGCCTCAAGATTCTCAGGATACTTTGTTTCCCGATTTTACCCCTAACATATTCTCTAATTCCGAACATACCCCTCATTCCCAGTCCTCCGctctctcctcctcctccgaagaTAATGTCTACTCTGAATTCCACAGAGTATCCGAGCTTTTTCGCACTGCGTTCGCCAAACGCTTACAGGAGCAGTACGGCGACGTTTCGGTGTTGGACCCAGATTCTCGCGCGATCGTCCCTGTTAATGAAGAGAATAGCCTTTCCTCCGTTGTCGTCACCCGGCCTCCTCGCCGATACCCTAAGCGCTCTTCGGAGCTCGTCCGCGTGACTGCCCTGGGGATCGAGGACCAGCGGTATTTCCGGGACGTATTTCGTCGGACCCGAATGCTATATGATGCCCTCCGCATCTTCTCCGTCTTGGATGAAGAGAAACGCCGTGGTGAGAGCCTCGGCCGAAGGGCCCGCGGCGATCTCCTCGCCGCTTCCGTGATGCGTGACCGTGGGCTTTGGCTCAACCGCGATAAGCGGATCGTCGGGTCCATCCCTGGAGTTGAAGTTGGGGATCTCTTTTTTTTCCGGATGGAATTATGTGTCGTTGGACTTCATGGCCAAGTACAAGCAGGAATTGATTATCTTCCGGCAAGCCAGAGCTCTAATGGCCAGCCCATTGCAACAAGCATTATCGTTTCGGGGGGCTATGAGGACGATGAGGACTCTGGAGATATGATAGTCTACACGGGGCATGGTGGGCAGGATAAGTTTTCGAGGCAATGTATGCACCAGAAGCTCGAAGGAGGGAATTTAGCGTTAGAGAGGAGTATGCATTATGGGATTGAGGTAAGAGTAATTAGAGGGTTTAAATATGCGGGGAGTTTTACTAATAAGATTTACGTTTATGATGGTTTGTATAAAATCCATGATTGTTGGTTTGATGTGGGGAAATCTGGGTTTGGTGTTTATAAGTACAAGCTATTGAGGATTGATGGGCAACCGGAAATGGGCAGCTCCATTTTGAGGTTTGCACAGAGTTTGAGAGTTAGTCCATTGAGTGTGAGGCCTAGGGGGTATCTAAGTCTTGATATTTCCAACAAGAAGGAAAATATGCCAGTTATGTTGTTTAATGATATTGATAAGGATCATGATCCTCTTTGCTATGAGTATCTGGTGAGGACAGTGTTTCCACCCTTTGCATTTAATCACGGAAGTAGTGGGACCGGATGTGATTGTGTTTCAGGTTGTACTGATGGTTGTTTTTGCTCAATGAAGAATGGGGGAGAGTTTGCTTATGATCAGAATGGTTTCTTGTTGAGAGGGAAGCCGGCAGTATTTGAATGTGGAGCTTTTTGTAAGTGCCCTCCAAGTTGCCGGAATCGGGTAACTCAAAGGGGGTTGAGAAATAGATTGGAAGTGTTTAGGTCAAGAGAGACAGGCTGGGGAGTTAGGTCATTGGATTTGATACATGCTGGTGCATTTATATGTGAATATGCAGGGATTGTCCTCACGAGAGAGCAAGCTGAGGTTTTCACAATGAATGGTGATAGTTTGATTTATCCAAGTAGATTTTCTCAGAAATGGGCTGAATGGGGAGATTTATCTCAGATTTATCCTGATTATGTGCGTCCATCTTATCCATCACTTCCACCTTTAGATTTTGCAATGGATGTCTCAAGGATGAGGAATGTTGCTTGTTATATGAGCCACAGTTTAACTCCAAATGTGCTGGTGCAATTTGTGTTGCATGATCACAATAATTTGATGTTCCCGCACCTTATGCTTTTTGCAATGGAGAATATTCCTCCTTTGACAGAACTTAGCCTTGATTATGGTGTGGCTGATGAGTGGACTGGGAAGCTTTCCATTTGCATCTGA